The genomic region GGCTCACCTCCTTATGTGGAAGTAGGTTGACAGTCTACGCTCACAACAAACGTCAATGTTACAGGTCAGTTGTGAGAAGTTTGTAATCTAGTTATCCAGAGAACATCTTGCAAATGTacagtgttgtgttctgtttTATTGTTCCAGTCTTGTCTTTTGAGGATAATTAATGATCTTGCAATGGTAGGTGGCTAGCTAGTGCACCTGCTGGCTAGCAAGCTAACATGGACAGCTGCTTGCTTATTTAGTTAGGGACAGTTGCAGTTGCAGTGCGTGACAAAGAGAGGCTTTAGAGAGAAAATGTAGCTACTCAGTTTTCGCTAGGTTAGTTACAGTAAACAGTAAACTCTAACGCGATTCACATTTATTGCACGATGTTGATTACAAATGTTTTGGACTCAGTTGTCAGGTGTAGCCATTTACTCAAAGCATTTGAAAGAGTTGTTTGCAAAACCCTGCAAAAACCATGGCAGAGAATAAATGTCACATACTTGGACAGGTCAAAGATGTAATGCATATTTTATTGATGTTTTATATTCAAATGATCATGCTCGTGCATCAAACATGACGTTACGTTATGAACTTGCTGGATGTGGAATGTTGGTTTTGTTCCACAGTGTCGTGGGATGAAAGGACAGTAAAAAGTTCTAGATGATGGAGGATTATCCATTAAAAACTTTGGAGATCGTTTGTCTTGGGTCAAGCCTTGCTCTCTCTGGTCTCTTCTATTACATCTACAGGAAGAAACGGAAAACGGTGGACAAGCTCAATGTCAGTTCCCAGTTTGTTACTCTGGTCATATTCCTTTCATTCTATCACTGCAAGCAAGAACATGTTCTGTTATGTGATAATAAAATGATGATTTGTGTTTTACAGGAAGCACCACAATTAGCACTAGATGAAGAACTGGCAAATCTTCTCAATCAGGCCCCTGGGAAATGCCTGCAATATGTAGTCATTGAAGGTAATCCCATGCATTTTAGTGGTTGCCTTTTATATAGCACTGGTCAGCTTAACTGGCAGTCCACTCGCATGAGACTGATTTTCATTACTCTGCAGCTTTCGAAGCTGCTGCTGCATTTAGCTATTTAGCTATTTTAAAACACATATGTTTGGATGTAGCGATAATGCCATAGATGTTATAATAGAGATCACGTGTATATCCATTTAAAGTCTGTGGCCCAAGGAAAGGTTCACCCAGAATAAGTTTGCAGTGCACATAGCAGAACTGGTCAGCGGTTACACACAGAGGAGTGCCTGTCAGAATTCAGTTAGAGACTTTATAATGAGGAGACAAAGCAttcaaagaatcctccatagaaaagtatgaggttagtttgtaacaccaatatgACAGTTGTCTACATATATTCCCGCCCCTTCCTGTAATGTAAGTAACCAACCACATtcttgccttgctcaagggcacaacggtggaagccgtgaattgaaccgacaactttctggctactgcacgctagcccagctccttaaccactacactaccactgccctaTGCTGTGTGTATAATATCAATGCATGGTATGACCACTTATATCAAGCAGAAACAACTGAATAGTTTGAAACATCTCTGCCTTCTCTAGTAATTTCCCCCCAATTTCCACCTTTGGATCTCATGTTGGTAGAAAATGATGTAATGGCATTGTAAATTAATTATTGGTGGCCTGTGAGTGACCATCATTTGGTCCCATATATGTGGCAATGCATAAGTGTGTGCTTGGCAGGCGCGGTGCAGCCGATAGGTGAGCCCCTGAGGAGCCAGTTCCAGGAGGCCAGTGTGGGCGTCATTCAGAAGCTGGTGCTACGGGAGCACAAGCTAGTGTGGAACAGCCTGGCACGCACCTGGTAAAGAACAGTTTTGTGTTTACGTTGCTGTCAGCCTGCTGTATAGGAATACCAGGTGTGGGCACCCGATCTGTGCCGCCTGCCTGATCCGTTCAGCGCAATGCGCGTAAGTGCTCCGCCAGAAGGCATCGATTTTTCTGCCCGATCTGGACCACTCAAGCGTTAAATCGCTTGACAGTCAAATGGAACAATAGATATTAGACACGGAGCAACAACCACGTTGTTACATGAGGAAGAGGTCAAACGGGAATGTCTTTGTGTTGAGTTATGCTGTTCACACATCGACTTCGTCAATGAAGTGCTGACTAACGATCCAACCCACATTTGTAACGTTTGTGTGTTGTTCTTTGTACAAGAGTAACAGAACAAGAGCAAGTAGCCTATTCTCATAGGCTGTTTTTCTCGCCAACactgcactgtaataaaagacTAAAAGGCCTATGTATGATCACAAAATAGGCCCATTTAGCATTCGATCACTTCCTTTTTCTGTTGAAATAACCATACACCACAACATCTTTGTCTTAAATATCTTGCTAAGCAGCACGGCTAAACTAAAAAAGTGGCGCAAGCATAGAACAGATCGGGCAGTGTCATAAATTGTAGTAAAACAGGATTACCATCTGCACATGTGTGAACGTCTTGCACCTGCACACAACGGATCGGGTACCCGCACCAGGCTTTGAGTACTGTAGGTCTTTAATGCAACAGTTGAACTGAATGTATCCAAGGAAGAACAGCATTTGTATGAGTTTCTTTGCCACTGAGTGGTGAAGTGGGATGCagtaatgcaatgcaatgcaataattATTCTTCCCTCTCTGCCTTTCACATTCTCTTTTCTtcatttctctcactctttcttttgccacctttctctttatttctccctCAAACGCTCTCTCTCCGTGTCTCAGGACGGACAGCGAGCGCGTGCTGCACCAGCGGGTCAACGCCGTGCCCTTTAACATGGTGGGCTCGGGCCAGGCGGCGGTGCGCGTGCTGTGCCCGCTGGAGGCCACAGGCCCCGAGATGGAGGTGATCCACGAGAAGTTCCACCAGGCCACCTACGGCTTCACTGACCTCATTGGCCAGTACCTGAGCGGGGAGAAGCCCAAGGGACAGCTGGAGACAGAGGAGATGCTGAAGGTTCGTATGAATTAACCCGCttccctcactgctctcccctGTACATCGCTCCACCCTCAGAGCTGGGCTATCTGAAGGTGTTCCTTGATTCTGTGGATGACATGATCTGCTTTCCTCCGTTTCCGTCCCCCATCGCTCCGCTACCCTCTAAATCCCCTTCATTCCCTCTAATTGGCTGACTTCAAGCAGATGGGCCTCCCCTTCGATCTGGATTGTTGAAAGTGATTCTTGATTCTCTGAACTATCTGCTTGCCCTTTTGACCCtcttacctcacttcctgtatctGCCATGCCCTTTGTATTTGTAATGGGCCAGCTTCAAGCCACCCAGCTGATCTGGCTTCTGCTCAAGGCCCCTTCCTGTTAAAAGGACGTTTTTTTCCTGGCCACCATTGCTTTCTACTGGCTCCATGGGGGTTCGGGCGTTGGACTTAATAGTGCCTTGAGACTGTATCTGTCATAAATGCTTTAATGTAATTTAATGAAACACAACTGTATTGTGTTAAGGTGGGTGCAGCGCTGACCGGCGTGGGCGAGCTCATCCTGGACACGGACCGGGCGGTGAAGCTGCGTCCGCCGGCCGATGGCTCCGAGTACTTCTTGAGCACGGGCGACTTTGAGACACTGCGGCTGGAGCAGGAGGGCCAGGCGCTGGTGTGGCGCGCGCTGGCGGCGACGTGCGCCCTGGCTGGCGTGGCCGTGCTGCTGTGGGCGGCGCGGCGCTACTACCGCCGCCTGCAGGTCAAGTGGGAGCGCGAGCGGCTGCGCCGGGAGTTTGAGCGCCTGGACACCCGTGCCGGCCGGGCGACGTCGCCATCGTCGGCGaacggaggagaggaggaggaaggcgaGCCGGAGCCGCTGGAGAACGCCTGCGTGGTGTGCCTGAATAACCCGCGCAGCTGCGTGCTCCTGGACTGCGGACACGtgtgctgctgcttcagctgcTACCAGGCGCTGCCCCAGCCCACCTGCCCCATCTGCAGGCAGACCATCACGAGGGTTGTGCCCCTCTACCAGgtctgacccacacacacacacacatggggactcaagaaggactggatgaaggTATGCATCCTAACTCCTACCATGGACATGTactgtctctctttcatacacacatactgtagggctaagCGCTCATCACTAAAGAGGTGTATTTGTAGAGGGAGCCTGACCTGGTTGACAGATGTCAGAGGCAAAGAAacatatataactatataattTCTCTTTACATACCATGTAGGAAACACACACGGTACACAAAGAGGGACTGAGTAAACATAACGTAAATATTTAAGCATGtgtagacatacacatacacacacacacgtacgtacagtatgtgtgcaaatACTACTAATAATGTCCATCTGCACACCTGTTGGGACTGATTTCTGTAAATAGTGTCAATTCATGGCGGCTGTGCATTTAATGCAGTAGGCACTGTAATATGTCTTGTGTAATAGTTCATGACGGACCATACGCACAAATTCTGCATCTGTCAAATGTGAATTTACAGTAGAATGGTTACATCAATCTTACTCACTTAAGTATTGGGACCTTTTCTCTCAAGAAATGTATTTGTAGATACCAGTAACTTAAGAG from Alosa alosa isolate M-15738 ecotype Scorff River chromosome 1, AALO_Geno_1.1, whole genome shotgun sequence harbors:
- the mul1a gene encoding mitochondrial ubiquitin ligase activator of nfkb 1-A; the protein is MMEDYPLKTLEIVCLGSSLALSGLFYYIYRKKRKTVDKLNEAPQLALDEELANLLNQAPGKCLQYVVIEGAVQPIGEPLRSQFQEASVGVIQKLVLREHKLVWNSLARTWTDSERVLHQRVNAVPFNMVGSGQAAVRVLCPLEATGPEMEVIHEKFHQATYGFTDLIGQYLSGEKPKGQLETEEMLKVGAALTGVGELILDTDRAVKLRPPADGSEYFLSTGDFETLRLEQEGQALVWRALAATCALAGVAVLLWAARRYYRRLQVKWERERLRREFERLDTRAGRATSPSSANGGEEEEGEPEPLENACVVCLNNPRSCVLLDCGHVCCCFSCYQALPQPTCPICRQTITRVVPLYQV